From Trichoderma atroviride chromosome 1, complete sequence, one genomic window encodes:
- a CDS encoding uncharacterized protein (SECRETED:SignalP(1-18)~CAZy:GH18) produces MRSAAFLASLGLAGLVVGAPPAPHSVRARQASGAQNVVYWGGTNNESDDLSTYCAPNAGIDILVLSFLDIYGSTGSIPAGNIGNTCYVGTNGAPQLCDGLAASIASCQAAGIKIILSLGGAAGSYSLQSQSQAVSIGQYLWEAYGNSGSTSVQRPFGNVFVNGFDFDLELNLGNQYYQYLISTLRSNFASDPSHTYYITGAPCPLPEPNMGEVISNSQFDYLWIQFYNNNGYGPDPCSLGLPGDAPFNYNNWTSFIATTPSKNAKLFVGVPANTLAANGNSGGAVYYASPSQLASIIADVKSSPDFGGIMMWDAGYSDANVNNGCNYAQEAKNILLTGAPCGGSSPPASSSAPTSTAKTTKPASSSTSSASGTGPTGSGTVPQWGQCGGEGYTGPTQSHGRKISNCMPKSETQDYAMLPPQINSTFHVHRGHSHLKWSKEIAPVLTVDSGDVVTFDTIDGSNGQVTPTSTAEDVLKFKSELANPIFGPVYVRGAEPGDVLEVEVLKLKTSDWGWTAIIPGFGLLADDFKEPHLKIWKLDPDDSSAVFKDGIRIPTHPFLGVMGVAPGEGEFSTIPPLDTGG; encoded by the exons ATGCGTTCAGCCGCTTTTCTTGCCAGCCTTGGACTCGCCGGCCTGGTTGTCGGCGCTCCACCGGCTCCGCATAGCGTTAGAGCTCGCCAAGCTTCCGGTGCTCAAAATGTCGTTTATTGGGGAGGCACTAACAACGAAAGCGACGACCTTTCCACGTATTGTGCACCCAACGCAGGCATTGACATCCTTGTTCTGTCATTCTTGGATATTTACGGCTCTACTGGCAGCATTCCGGCAGGCAATATTGGTAATACCTGCTACGTCGGTACGAATGGCGCACCTCAGCTATGCGATGGTCTGGCTGCTTCAATAGCCAGCTGCCAGGCCGCTGGTATCAAGATTATCTTGTCTCTTGGAGGCGCGGCCGGCTCTTACTCGCTCCAGTCGCAGTCACAGGCTGTTTCAATTGGCCAATATCTCTGGGAGGCCTATGGCAACTCTGGCAGCACTTCTGTCCAGCGGCCCTTTGGCAACGTCTTTGTCAATGGCTTTGACTTTGACCTCGAGCTGAACCTTGGCAACCAATACTACCAGTATCTGATATCAACCCTCCGATCCAACTTCGCCAGTGACCCGAGCCATACGTATTACATCACAGGAGCGCCG TGCCCCCTGCC GGAACCTAATATGGGAGAAGTCATAAGCAATTCCCAGTTCGACTATCTCTGGATTCAGTTCTATAATAACAACGGCTATGGGCCGGACCCCTGTTCTCTTGGGTTACCTGGCGACGCACCGTTTAACTACAACAACTGGACGTCATTTATTGCCACTACGCCTTCCAAAAACGCA AAACTATTTGTAGGAGTGCCTGCGAACACTTTGGCTGCTAATGGCAATTCAGGCGGTGCGGTTTACTATGCTTCGCCATCGCAGCTGGCTTCCATTATCGCGGATGTCAAGTCCAGCCCAGACTTTGGAGGAATTATGATGTGGGACGCTGGGTACTCGGATGCCAATGTCAACAACGGATGCAATTACGCCCAGGAGGCCAAGAACATCCTCCTTACTGGCGCTCCCTGCGGCGgctcatcgccgccggccagcagcagcgccccTACATCCACCGCAAAGACAACCAAGCCCGCTAGTAGCAGcacctcctcagcctccgGAACAGGCCCGACGGGAAGCGGCACAGTACCCCAGTGGGGCCAG TGCGGCGGAGAAGGATACACAGGCCCAACACA GAGTCACGGGAGGAAAATAT CCAATTGCATG CCCAAATCTGAGACCCAGGACTACGCCATGTTGCCTCCCCAGATCAATTCTACCTTCCACGTCCACCGCGGACACAGCCATCTCAAATGGTCCAAGGAAATCGCACCTGTGTTAACCGTCGACTCGGGAGACGTTGTGACTTTCGACACTATCGACGGTAGCAATGGACAAGTAACCCCCACCTCGACGGCTGAAGATGTCTTAAAGTTCAAATCAGAGCTGGCAAACCCCATTTTCGGCCCCGTATATGTGAGGGGCGCCGAGCCGGGAGACGTTCTTGAAGTTGAGGTATTGAAGCTCAAAACCTCGGATTGGGGTTGGACTGCAATTATACCTGGATTTGGGCTACTTGCAGACGATTTTAAAGAGCCTCATCTTAAGATCTGGAAACTTGATCCTGACGATTCATCCGCTGTGTTCAAGGACGGCATTCGCATCCCCACTCATCCTTTCCTTGGTGTCATGGGAGTCGCCCCTGGGGAAGG